In Alkalihalobacterium alkalinitrilicum, a genomic segment contains:
- the deoC gene encoding deoxyribose-phosphate aldolase, which translates to MSDNIAKMIDHTLLKAEATNDQIVQLCAEAKEYKFASVCVNPTWVKTAYEQLKDTPEVKVCTVIGFPLGANTSEVKAFETIKAIEEGATEVDMVINIGALKVNNDQLVEADIKAVVEAAKGKALTKVIIETSLLTDEEKVRACKLSVQAGADFVKTSTGFSTGGATIDDIELMRKTVGPNLGVKASGGVRDREGALAMIEVGATRIGASAGIAIVNGGQSQSDY; encoded by the coding sequence ATGAGTGACAATATCGCTAAAATGATTGACCATACATTACTTAAAGCAGAAGCAACGAATGACCAAATTGTTCAACTATGTGCAGAGGCGAAAGAATACAAGTTTGCATCAGTTTGTGTCAATCCAACCTGGGTAAAAACAGCATATGAACAATTAAAGGATACACCAGAAGTAAAAGTATGTACGGTGATCGGCTTTCCTTTAGGAGCAAACACTTCTGAAGTAAAAGCATTTGAAACCATAAAAGCGATTGAAGAAGGCGCAACAGAGGTAGATATGGTCATTAACATTGGAGCATTAAAGGTAAACAATGACCAGCTCGTTGAAGCAGATATTAAGGCTGTTGTTGAAGCTGCGAAAGGAAAGGCGTTAACAAAGGTTATCATTGAAACGAGTTTATTAACTGATGAAGAAAAAGTGCGGGCTTGTAAGCTATCGGTACAAGCGGGTGCAGATTTTGTTAAAACGTCGACTGGATTTTCTACAGGTGGAGCAACCATTGATGATATTGAGCTGATGAGAAAGACAGTTGGGCCCAATCTCGGTGTTAAAGCTTCAGGTGGTGTTAGAGACCGAGAAGGCGCATTGGCAATGATTGAAGTCGGTGCTACTCGTATTGGAGCGAGTGCAGGAATTGCCATCGTGAACGGTGGGCAATCCCAATCAGATTATTAA
- the mtaB gene encoding tRNA (N(6)-L-threonylcarbamoyladenosine(37)-C(2))-methylthiotransferase MtaB, which produces MPTVAFQTLGCKVNHYETEAIWQLFKADGYDKVDFEKTADVYVINTCTVTNTGDKKSRQVIRRAIRKNPDAVICVTGCYAQTSPAEIMAIPGVDIVVGTQDRTKMLMYIEQYKKEREPINGVSNIMKTRVYEELDVPAFTDRTRASLKIQEGCNNFCTFCIIPWARGLMRSRNPEEVIKQATQLVNAGYKEIVLTGIHTGGYGEDLKNYSLARLLEDLEKVEGLKRIRISSIEASQITDEVIAVINRSTKVVRHLHIPLQSGSNSVLKRMRRKYTMEFFGERLDRLKEVLPGLAVTSDVIVGFPGETAEEFQETYDFITKHQFSELHVFPYSKRTGTPAARMEDQVDEEVKNERVHRLIELSNQLAKEYASQFEGEVLEVIPEEIDKEAQENGHYIGYSDNYLKVKFSATESMIGEIVKVKITKAGYPYNEGEFVRIVENDHQIVVNG; this is translated from the coding sequence ATGCCTACAGTTGCATTTCAAACATTAGGTTGTAAAGTAAACCATTATGAAACGGAAGCGATCTGGCAACTATTTAAAGCTGATGGCTATGATAAGGTAGACTTTGAAAAAACAGCTGATGTTTATGTTATTAATACATGTACAGTGACAAATACTGGAGATAAAAAAAGCCGACAAGTCATCCGCCGTGCGATTCGAAAAAATCCCGATGCCGTCATTTGTGTAACGGGTTGTTATGCTCAAACATCTCCAGCAGAAATTATGGCGATACCAGGTGTTGATATCGTCGTAGGTACACAAGATCGTACGAAGATGCTGATGTACATTGAACAGTATAAAAAAGAACGTGAACCAATTAATGGTGTAAGTAACATCATGAAAACGAGAGTGTATGAAGAGTTAGATGTTCCTGCATTTACAGATCGGACTCGGGCATCTTTAAAAATTCAAGAAGGATGTAATAACTTCTGTACATTTTGTATTATTCCTTGGGCGCGAGGATTAATGCGCTCCCGTAACCCAGAGGAAGTCATTAAACAAGCGACACAATTAGTGAACGCAGGATACAAAGAAATTGTTTTAACTGGGATTCATACGGGTGGATATGGTGAAGATTTAAAAAATTATAGCCTCGCACGCTTACTTGAGGACCTCGAAAAGGTAGAAGGATTGAAGCGTATTCGGATTTCATCAATTGAAGCGAGTCAAATCACTGATGAAGTCATTGCTGTAATTAATCGTTCCACAAAAGTGGTTCGACACCTTCATATCCCGCTTCAATCGGGCTCTAATAGTGTTTTAAAGAGAATGCGACGTAAATATACGATGGAGTTTTTTGGAGAACGTTTAGATCGTTTGAAAGAAGTATTACCAGGGTTAGCTGTTACATCTGATGTGATTGTTGGTTTTCCAGGTGAAACAGCAGAAGAGTTTCAGGAAACATACGATTTTATCACAAAACATCAATTTTCTGAGTTACATGTCTTCCCTTATTCAAAGCGTACAGGGACACCTGCTGCTCGAATGGAAGATCAAGTTGATGAAGAAGTGAAAAATGAACGAGTTCATCGCTTAATTGAGCTCTCTAATCAGTTGGCGAAAGAATATGCATCCCAATTCGAAGGAGAAGTGCTAGAAGTCATTCCTGAAGAGATTGATAAGGAAGCACAAGAGAACGGTCACTATATCGGTTATTCAGATAATTATCTAAAAGTGAAATTCTCAGCAACAGAAAGTATGATTGGGGAAATTGTAAAAGTAAAAATTACAAAAGCGGGTTATCCATACAATGAAGGGGAGTTTGTCCGCATTGTAGAAAACGACCATCAAATTGTCGTCAATGGATAA
- a CDS encoding 16S rRNA (uracil(1498)-N(3))-methyltransferase → MQRYFVAKEQMNDHMVLIHGEDVKHITRVMRMTEGDQIICSNNADRVCLCEIDRFEDDQIVALIVEDLPSDSELPVFVTIAQALPKGDKLDYVIQKGTELGAAQFIPVQGDRSIVKWDGKKEDKRLERLSKIAKEAAEQSHRSRIPSIDSLHSIDQLIARKKEFDYVLFAYEEEGKSGQHKKLANVLAEAKNGVSLLFLVGPEGGFSAAEAKKLTGAGFIPCSLGPRILRAETAPMYILSAISYYFELER, encoded by the coding sequence ATGCAAAGATATTTTGTTGCAAAAGAACAAATGAATGATCATATGGTTCTAATTCACGGTGAAGATGTAAAACATATAACACGTGTAATGCGTATGACTGAGGGCGATCAGATTATTTGCAGTAATAATGCGGATCGCGTTTGTTTATGTGAGATTGATCGTTTTGAAGATGATCAAATTGTCGCATTAATTGTTGAAGATCTTCCGAGTGATAGTGAACTCCCTGTCTTTGTTACAATTGCTCAAGCTCTCCCAAAAGGAGATAAGCTTGATTATGTTATACAAAAAGGAACTGAGCTCGGTGCAGCTCAGTTTATTCCTGTTCAAGGTGACAGGTCTATCGTGAAATGGGATGGAAAAAAGGAAGATAAGCGTCTCGAACGTCTAAGTAAAATTGCCAAAGAAGCAGCTGAACAGTCTCATAGAAGCAGGATCCCATCGATTGATAGTCTCCATAGCATAGATCAATTAATTGCTCGAAAAAAGGAATTTGATTATGTGCTGTTTGCCTACGAAGAAGAAGGTAAGTCTGGTCAACATAAAAAGCTAGCCAATGTTTTGGCAGAAGCGAAGAACGGGGTTTCTCTTCTTTTCCTAGTTGGACCTGAAGGTGGCTTTTCAGCTGCAGAAGCGAAGAAACTGACAGGAGCAGGATTTATTCCTTGTAGCCTTGGTCCAAGAATATTACGAGCGGAAACTGCACCTATGTACATTCTATCGGCTATATCTTATTATTTTGAGTTAGAGAGGTGA
- the prmA gene encoding 50S ribosomal protein L11 methyltransferase has translation MKWTEFSIHTTQEAVEPVSNILHEAGASGVVIEDPHDLIKDWGVHLGEIYQLSPDDYPEEGVIVKAYFPVNSFLAETVEEVKEAINGLLLYDIDLGYNKVALHEVKEEDWATAWKKYYKPVKISNTITISPTWEEYKPISEDECVIELDPGMAFGTGTHPTTVLCVQALEKVIQKGDMVIDVGTGTGVLSIAAAKLGAGQVIALDLDEVAVESAKLNTQINNVDDVVSVRRNNLIEGIDGEYNVIVANILAEIIVRFVQDAARVLKPGGKFITSGIIQRKKSEVKEALLSHGFEIEEITEMEDWVAIIAKRV, from the coding sequence GAGCTAGTGGAGTAGTAATTGAAGATCCTCATGATTTAATTAAAGATTGGGGAGTCCATCTTGGTGAAATCTACCAACTCTCTCCTGATGATTATCCAGAAGAGGGTGTTATCGTTAAAGCATATTTCCCAGTCAATAGTTTTCTAGCAGAAACAGTGGAAGAAGTGAAAGAAGCGATTAACGGATTACTTTTATATGACATCGATTTAGGATATAACAAAGTAGCGTTACATGAAGTGAAGGAAGAGGACTGGGCTACAGCATGGAAGAAGTATTATAAGCCAGTGAAAATTTCTAACACGATTACGATTAGTCCTACATGGGAAGAATATAAACCTATAAGTGAAGATGAATGTGTCATTGAACTAGACCCAGGAATGGCATTTGGAACAGGGACACATCCAACAACCGTACTCTGTGTTCAAGCACTAGAAAAAGTGATTCAAAAGGGTGACATGGTTATTGATGTTGGAACGGGGACAGGAGTATTAAGTATCGCTGCCGCAAAGCTTGGTGCAGGTCAAGTCATTGCCTTAGACCTTGATGAAGTAGCGGTTGAGAGTGCCAAATTGAATACGCAAATCAATAATGTAGATGATGTTGTGTCGGTTCGTCGGAATAACTTAATCGAAGGAATTGATGGTGAATATAACGTAATTGTTGCTAATATTTTAGCAGAAATTATCGTTCGCTTTGTTCAAGATGCGGCAAGGGTACTTAAACCAGGTGGTAAGTTTATTACTTCTGGTATTATTCAACGAAAGAAATCAGAAGTAAAAGAAGCACTTCTTTCCCATGGATTTGAAATTGAGGAAATAACAGAGATGGAAGATTGGGTAGCTATTATAGCAAAAAGAGTGTAA